Proteins from one Larimichthys crocea isolate SSNF chromosome XX, L_crocea_2.0, whole genome shotgun sequence genomic window:
- the cdkn1d gene encoding cyclin-dependent kinase inhibitor 1D isoform X1 yields the protein MLTGEMAKVSPSTLTSTAAMASDSELSRLGGIEALNLKVGPVRRNLFGPVDHQQLQQDFQRLLCMSVEVANKRWNFDFQSEMPGNGTNVEWEELRCQDVPAFYRSCTVRAAAPLQDKRRTSSSSSGDCSPGSSSSSGSGDEYLEVTTRGCYRLKRQGKRKQSAITDFFKVKKTKLLHYKASSRQ from the exons atgttaacagg GGAAATGGCTAAGGTCTCTCCATCAACATtaacatcaacagcagcaatGGCATCTGACTCAGAGCTCTCACGTCTTGGGGGCATCGAGGCATTAAATTTGAAGGTGGGGCCGGTGCGGAGGAACCTCTTCGGGCCGGTGGaccaccagcagctgcagcaggactTCCAGCGGCTGCTCTGCATGAGCGTGGAAGTGGCCAACAAGCGCTGGAACTTCGACTTCCAGAGCGAGATGCCGGGAAATGGCACCAACGTCGAGTGGGAGGAGCTCAGGTGCCAGGACGTGCCGGCGTTTTACCGCAGCTGCACGGTTAGGGCAGCGGCGCCACTGCAGGACAAAAGGCGGACGTCTTCTTCGTCGTCAGGCGATTGTTCCCCGGGGTCCAGCAGCTCGTCCGGGTCTGGGGATGAGTATCTGGAGGTGACCACAAGGGGGTGCTACCGGCTCAAACGGCAAGGAAAACGCAAACAGTCTGCCATCACAG atTTCTTCAAGGTGAAGAAGACCAAGCTTCTCCATTACAAAGCATCTTCCCGGCAGTAG
- the cdkn1d gene encoding cyclin-dependent kinase inhibitor 1D isoform X2, with protein MAKVSPSTLTSTAAMASDSELSRLGGIEALNLKVGPVRRNLFGPVDHQQLQQDFQRLLCMSVEVANKRWNFDFQSEMPGNGTNVEWEELRCQDVPAFYRSCTVRAAAPLQDKRRTSSSSSGDCSPGSSSSSGSGDEYLEVTTRGCYRLKRQGKRKQSAITDFFKVKKTKLLHYKASSRQ; from the exons ATGGCTAAGGTCTCTCCATCAACATtaacatcaacagcagcaatGGCATCTGACTCAGAGCTCTCACGTCTTGGGGGCATCGAGGCATTAAATTTGAAGGTGGGGCCGGTGCGGAGGAACCTCTTCGGGCCGGTGGaccaccagcagctgcagcaggactTCCAGCGGCTGCTCTGCATGAGCGTGGAAGTGGCCAACAAGCGCTGGAACTTCGACTTCCAGAGCGAGATGCCGGGAAATGGCACCAACGTCGAGTGGGAGGAGCTCAGGTGCCAGGACGTGCCGGCGTTTTACCGCAGCTGCACGGTTAGGGCAGCGGCGCCACTGCAGGACAAAAGGCGGACGTCTTCTTCGTCGTCAGGCGATTGTTCCCCGGGGTCCAGCAGCTCGTCCGGGTCTGGGGATGAGTATCTGGAGGTGACCACAAGGGGGTGCTACCGGCTCAAACGGCAAGGAAAACGCAAACAGTCTGCCATCACAG atTTCTTCAAGGTGAAGAAGACCAAGCTTCTCCATTACAAAGCATCTTCCCGGCAGTAG
- the slc37a3 gene encoding sugar phosphate exchanger 3 has translation MPPSCCGYLSQYTHHHLVAFLLTFFSYVLLHASRKTFSNVKVSISAQWTPSIQNDSLSPGETWGENHLFEDEKQATLFLGALDSIFLFSYAVGLYLSGVIGDRVNLRYVLCFGLCGSAAVEFVFGTLTEWLHIYNIYLYCGLWVLNGLLQSAVWPCVVAVMGNWFGKTGRGFVFGLWSACASVGNILGAFLASSVLKYGYEYAFLVTSVVQFAGGVVVFFGLLTSPKEVGLSLESETGLSPVETDTDSHRPLMSDEEEEVEVEVEVYGRQHQSIQQPDEPLDEAPQAIGFCQAFCLPGVLPYSLAYACLKLVNYSFFFWLPFYLSNNYGWQEAQADRLSVWYDVGGIIGGTVQGLISDFLGKRAPVLATSLVLAMAALVGYSRSPNDQLINAVLLAITGFFIGGPSNMISSAISADLGRQEALRGSKEALATVTGIVDGTGSIGAAGGQYLVSLLESKLGWMCVFYFFVVMTGGSIVFITPLLVKEVRAMWRDRRAMRRQL, from the exons ATGCCTCCCTCGTGCTGTGGCTACCTGTCACAGTACACCCATCATCATCTGGTTGccttcctcctcaccttctTTAG CTATGTCTTGCTGCATGCGTCCAGGAAGACGTTCAGCAATGTGAAAGTGAGCATCTCGGCCCAGTGGACACCATCCATCCAGAATGACAGTCTCTCCCCCGGCGAG ACATGGGGGGAAAATCATCTGTTCGAGGATGAAAAGCAGGCCACTCTGTTCCTGGGAGCTCTGGactccatcttcctcttctcgTACGCAGTG GGTCTGTATCTCAGCGGTGTGATTGGGGATAGAGTGAACCTGCGCTACGTGCTCTGCTTCGGCCTGTGCGGCTCTGCTGCAGTG gagTTTGTGTTTGGCACTCTCACCGAATGGCTccacatctacaacatctatCTGTACTGCGGCCTCTGGGTGCTGAACGGCCTGCTGCAGTCAGCCGTGTGGCCCTGCGTGGTGGCCGTCATGGGCAACTGGTTCGGCAAGACGGG CCGCGGCTTTGTGTTTGGCCTGTGGAGTGCCTGCGCCTCTGTAGGCAACATCCTGGGAGCCTTCCTGGCTTCTAGTGTGCTCAAGTACGGATATGAG TATGCCTTCCTGGTGACCTCAGTGGTGCAGTTTGCTGGTGGGGTGGTGGTGTTCTTCGGCCTGCTTACCTCCCCGAAGGAAGTTG GTTTGAGTTTGGAGTCAGAGACCGGACTCAGCCCGGTGGAGACGGACACAGACAGCCATCGGCCGTTAATGAgcgacgaggaggaggaggtagaggtggaggtggaggtgtacgGCAGACAACACCAGTCAATCCAGCAGCCGGACGAACCTCTGGACGAGGCTCCTCAAGCCATCGGCTTCTGCCAGGCTTTCTGTCTGCCCGGAGTGCTGCCT TATTCCCTGGCGTACGCGTGCCTGAAGCTTGTCAActactccttcttcttctggctTCCTTTCTACCTGAGCAACAATTACGGCTGGCAGGAAGCTCAGGCCGACCGCCTGTCTGTGTGGTATGATGTCGGAGGAATCATAG GAGGGACAGTTCAGGGTTTGATATCTGACTTCTTGGGAAAAAGAGCACCAGTGTTGGCCACTAGTCTGGTGTTGGCGATGGCAGCCCTAGTGGGATACAGCC GCTCACCTAACGACCAGTTGATCAACGCTGTGCTGTTAGCTATCACTGGCTTCTTCATTGGCGGCCCGTCTAACATGATCAGCTCCGCCATATCTGCTGACCTGGGCAGACAGGAGGCTCTGAGGGGGAGTAAGGAGGCTTTAGCTACCGTCACTGGCATAGTGGACGGGACTGGGAGTATAGGAGCTGCTGGGGGACAG TACCTGGTGTCCCTGCTTGAGAGCAAGCTGGGCTGGATGTGTGTCTTCTACTTCTTCGTTGTCATG ACAGGGGGCAGCATTGTGTTCATCACTCCTTTGCTCGTCAAAGAGGTGCGTGCCATGTGGAGGGACAGACGGGCGATGCGCCGGCAGCTGTGA